The following proteins are co-located in the Acidimicrobiales bacterium genome:
- a CDS encoding GDP-mannose 4,6-dehydratase, which produces GAHPSGHIGESPAGIPNNLMPYVTQVAAGKLEKVSVFGDDYPTSDGTGVRDYVHVEDLARGHLAALTYLQSRPGFHVWNLGTGKGTSVLEIIDAAETAAGRRIPYSVTSRRAGDQAEVYADATKARDELGWRAEHDIEAMCRDHWNWQRSHPSGYDVG; this is translated from the coding sequence GGCGCTCACCCATCAGGCCACATCGGAGAAAGCCCCGCCGGAATCCCAAACAACCTGATGCCGTACGTGACACAGGTCGCCGCCGGAAAGCTCGAGAAGGTCAGCGTCTTCGGGGACGACTACCCGACCAGCGACGGCACAGGGGTTCGCGACTACGTCCACGTCGAGGACTTGGCCCGGGGCCATCTAGCAGCACTCACGTATCTGCAATCTCGCCCCGGATTCCACGTCTGGAACCTCGGCACCGGCAAGGGCACCTCGGTGCTCGAGATCATCGACGCAGCCGAAACGGCTGCTGGCCGTCGCATTCCCTACAGCGTCACCAGCCGACGCGCCGGCGACCAGGCAGAGGTTTATGCCGACGCCACCAAGGCCCGCGACGAGCTGGGCTGGCGAGCCGAGCACGACATCGAAGCGATGTGCAGAGATCATTGGAATTGGCAACGTAGCCACCCCAGCGGCTACGACGTTGGGTAA
- a CDS encoding LLM class F420-dependent oxidoreductase has protein sequence MKLATGAGYWSSGPPAGALEAIKEAEKMGFDSFWTAEAYGSDALTPLAWWGSHTDTIKLGTGIIQMSARTPTATAMAALTLDHLSGGRFICGLGVSGPQVVEGWYGQPYPKPLARTREYIDIMRQVFARQAPVAADGEFYQLPFKGGMGIGKALKPTVHPLRSDIPIYLAAEGPKNVALAGELCEGWLPLFFSPDDDSFYRSALQAGFDAAGKGTFGSPDAPDFDVVCPVTVVPMDDIEKAANLVRPMLALYMGGMGAKGANFHHEVFCRMGHEDVANRVQELYLAGKKEEAAAAIPVSVVEKVSLIGPVDKIRDDLVQWEESVVTTMMVSGPPQVMRLMAELCL, from the coding sequence ATGAAACTCGCAACCGGTGCCGGATATTGGAGCTCGGGGCCGCCTGCCGGCGCACTCGAGGCCATCAAGGAAGCCGAGAAGATGGGCTTCGATTCGTTCTGGACCGCCGAGGCCTATGGGTCTGACGCACTTACGCCGCTGGCCTGGTGGGGTTCGCACACCGACACCATCAAGCTGGGAACGGGCATCATCCAGATGTCGGCACGCACCCCAACTGCCACCGCCATGGCTGCGCTGACCCTCGATCACCTGTCGGGCGGGCGCTTCATCTGTGGCCTGGGAGTGTCGGGGCCCCAGGTGGTCGAAGGGTGGTACGGCCAGCCCTATCCCAAGCCGCTGGCCCGAACCCGCGAGTACATCGACATCATGCGCCAGGTGTTTGCGCGACAAGCTCCCGTGGCCGCCGACGGCGAGTTCTACCAACTGCCGTTCAAGGGCGGCATGGGCATCGGCAAGGCGCTGAAGCCCACCGTTCACCCGCTGCGCAGCGACATTCCCATCTACCTGGCCGCAGAAGGCCCCAAGAACGTGGCTCTGGCCGGCGAGTTGTGCGAAGGCTGGTTGCCGCTGTTCTTCTCCCCCGACGACGACTCGTTCTATCGCTCGGCGCTGCAGGCCGGCTTCGATGCCGCAGGCAAGGGCACGTTCGGCTCGCCCGACGCCCCCGACTTCGACGTCGTGTGCCCGGTGACCGTTGTGCCGATGGACGACATCGAGAAGGCCGCCAACCTGGTTCGCCCAATGCTTGCGCTGTACATGGGCGGCATGGGGGCCAAGGGCGCCAACTTCCACCACGAGGTCTTCTGCCGCATGGGCCACGAGGACGTCGCCAACCGGGTTCAAGAGCTGTACCTCGCCGGCAAGAAAGAAGAAGCCGCCGCAGCGATACCCGTCTCGGTGGTCGAGAAGGTTTCGCTCATCGGGCCCGTCGACAAGATCCGCGACGACCTGGTCCAGTGGGAAGAATCGGTGGTCACCACGATGATGGTCAGCGGCCCTCCCCAGGTCATGCGCCTGATGGCCGAACTTTGCCTCTGA